The following are encoded in a window of Caldicellulosiruptor danielii genomic DNA:
- a CDS encoding thiamine pyrophosphate-dependent enzyme has translation MAYNIKELAARPERFTGGHRMCAGCGAPVAVRAILRALKPEDRAVVGVATGCLEVSSCIYPYTAWKDSFIHSAFENAAATVAGAEAAYKVLKKKGKVQGEFKFIAFGGDGGTYDIGLQSLSGAMERGHNMVYVCYDNGAYMNTGIQRSSATPLYADTTTSPQGKVLPGKMQWRKDLTEVMVAHGIPYVAQTAFITPNLKDLIEKAEKALYTDGPAFLNVLAPCPRGWRYETSKLIEISKLAVDTCFWPLYEVVNGQYRLTYKPKEKLPVVEFLKTQGRFRHLFKKGNEHLIEQIQQEVDRRWERLLELCGEK, from the coding sequence ATGGCATACAATATAAAAGAGCTTGCTGCAAGACCTGAAAGATTCACAGGTGGCCACAGAATGTGCGCGGGATGCGGTGCTCCTGTTGCGGTAAGAGCAATTCTTCGTGCGCTAAAGCCAGAGGACAGAGCAGTTGTTGGTGTTGCAACAGGTTGTTTAGAGGTTTCAAGCTGTATTTATCCATACACAGCATGGAAGGATTCATTCATCCACAGTGCATTTGAGAACGCTGCTGCAACAGTTGCCGGTGCTGAGGCTGCATACAAGGTTTTGAAGAAAAAAGGGAAAGTCCAGGGTGAGTTTAAGTTCATCGCGTTTGGTGGTGACGGTGGAACATACGATATTGGTCTTCAATCTCTCTCTGGTGCAATGGAAAGAGGACACAACATGGTATATGTTTGCTATGACAACGGTGCATATATGAACACAGGTATTCAAAGGTCATCTGCAACACCACTTTATGCTGATACAACAACATCTCCGCAGGGAAAAGTGCTTCCAGGTAAGATGCAGTGGAGAAAAGATTTGACAGAAGTCATGGTTGCGCATGGTATACCATATGTGGCGCAGACAGCTTTCATCACGCCAAACCTCAAAGACTTAATTGAAAAGGCAGAAAAGGCACTTTACACAGATGGGCCAGCATTTTTAAATGTTTTGGCTCCATGTCCAAGAGGTTGGAGATATGAGACATCAAAGTTAATTGAAATTTCAAAGCTTGCAGTTGATACATGTTTCTGGCCACTTTATGAGGTTGTAAATGGTCAGTACAGGCTTACTTACAAGCCAAAAGAAAAGCTTCCTGTTGTTGAGTTTTTAAAGACTCAGGGAAGGTTCAGACATCTGTTTAAAAAAGGAAATGAACACTTAATTGAGCAGATTCAGCAGGAAGTTGATAGAAGATGGGAAAGGCTTTTGGAACTTTGCGGTGAAAAATAA
- a CDS encoding TVP38/TMEM64 family protein, with translation MKSKNNKIVLNIIAIFLFVIVIVLVGVKYSKQIILLTSSPSKFKDWVLSFGNFGVLVFILFQILQVIVSVIPGEAVQVSGGYIYGTLAGTLYSLTGIMIGSVIVFYLARLLGYNLIKKVVSEKSLEKFYFVINSPKIEALIFLLFLIPGIPKDVLVYIAGLSPIKPINFFIITAIARFPGIFFSSYFGSNLEKKNYGVAITVAVVAIVLFIIGFVYHEKILEKISSLVHKKR, from the coding sequence GTGAAAAGCAAAAATAATAAAATTGTATTAAATATTATTGCAATATTTCTTTTTGTAATTGTAATTGTCTTAGTTGGAGTAAAGTACTCAAAACAAATAATATTGCTTACGTCAAGCCCAAGTAAGTTTAAAGATTGGGTGCTCTCTTTCGGAAATTTTGGAGTACTTGTTTTTATTCTATTTCAAATTTTACAAGTTATAGTATCAGTCATTCCAGGTGAAGCTGTTCAGGTCTCTGGTGGATACATCTATGGGACTCTTGCAGGCACTCTTTACTCACTCACTGGGATAATGATAGGTTCAGTAATAGTATTTTATCTTGCCCGGCTTTTAGGATATAACTTAATTAAAAAAGTTGTATCAGAGAAAAGTTTAGAAAAATTTTACTTTGTAATAAACTCGCCAAAAATTGAGGCATTGATATTTCTTTTATTCTTAATTCCTGGAATACCAAAAGATGTATTGGTATACATCGCAGGGCTTTCTCCAATTAAACCTATTAATTTCTTTATAATTACAGCTATTGCAAGATTTCCTGGAATTTTCTTTTCATCTTATTTTGGTAGTAACTTGGAAAAGAAAAACTATGGAGTTGCAATCACAGTCGCAGTGGTCGCAATTGTTCTTTTTATAATCGGCTTTGTTTACCATGAAAAAATTTTGGAAAAAATATCTTCTCTTGTTCATAAAAAAAGGTAG
- a CDS encoding DUF2232 domain-containing protein codes for MKNKLLKEGSILIAFGVFQVVLFLFQFNPILAVVGFPLYVVAVKENFVTRMAISYVISALVLMIIGKSPINLLFLLITFILPICAFFLLRISKTTAMDFATLTAGFLLYQVLVIKAIKVLYKIDIIAQILFLLKGMFESSLRMVGDDNLSDRLIEFLKLMMPGFVIVEAITLALVGYYITKFIANRVKIQKEFLPFSKLFMPKEVTFGVVVFFILSLFLTNINALYVVVSNMTIILSWLLFIQALSLIYSVIAEKISWSFIRGWLFAVLIIFSMQFLFLMIFIGFLDLVFDFKKRKSKRVEL; via the coding sequence ATGAAAAATAAACTTTTAAAAGAAGGGTCTATTTTAATTGCTTTTGGAGTTTTTCAAGTTGTTTTATTTTTATTTCAGTTTAATCCCATTTTGGCTGTGGTAGGTTTTCCTCTTTATGTTGTAGCAGTAAAAGAGAATTTTGTAACAAGGATGGCTATATCATATGTTATTTCTGCTCTGGTTCTTATGATTATTGGGAAATCTCCAATTAATTTGCTTTTTCTCTTGATTACATTTATCTTGCCCATATGCGCATTTTTTCTTTTGCGAATTTCAAAGACCACTGCTATGGATTTTGCAACGCTAACAGCAGGATTTTTGCTCTACCAGGTGCTTGTTATAAAAGCTATAAAGGTTCTTTACAAGATAGATATAATTGCCCAAATTCTTTTTCTTTTAAAGGGGATGTTTGAAAGTTCTTTAAGAATGGTTGGTGATGATAATCTCTCAGATAGGCTAATTGAATTTTTAAAACTAATGATGCCCGGATTTGTAATTGTTGAGGCAATCACATTAGCACTTGTGGGATATTATATTACCAAATTTATAGCAAACAGAGTTAAAATTCAAAAGGAATTTTTGCCTTTTTCAAAACTATTTATGCCTAAGGAAGTGACATTTGGAGTTGTGGTATTCTTTATTCTTTCTCTATTTTTGACAAACATAAATGCACTTTATGTTGTTGTGAGCAACATGACAATAATTCTTTCGTGGCTTTTGTTTATTCAAGCGCTTTCTTTGATATATTCAGTAATAGCCGAGAAGATTTCATGGTCTTTTATTAGAGGCTGGCTTTTCGCAGTATTAATTATATTCAGCATGCAATTTTTGTTTTTGATGATATTCATTGGTTTTCTGGACCTTGTATTTGATTTTAAAAAACGCAAATCAAAGAGGGTGGAATTGTGA
- the serS gene encoding serine--tRNA ligase: MLDLKFIRSNPEKVQEGLNRRNKDISIAPILELDEKRRKLLAEVEKMKATQNQKSKEIPKLKKEGKDVTELMNELKELSDKIKQMDAEVKEVEDEIEKILLTIPNIPHESVPVGKDDTENVEVRRWGEPRVPDFEIKPHWEIGEKLGILDFERASKVSGSRFTFYRGLGARLERALINFMLDLHIEKHGYIELFPPFLVARKSMIGTGQLPKFEEDAFKTTDDYFLIPTAEVPVTNYHREEILKEEDLPIKYVAYSACFRAEAGAAGKDTRGLIRQHQFNKVELVKFAKPEESYDELEKLTADAEDVLKELGLPYRVILLCSGDLGFSSAKTYDIEVWMPSYGRYVEISSCSNFESYQARRANIRFRRKDGKLDYVHTLNGSGLAVGRTLAAILENFQQKDGSVVVPEVLRKYMGIDIIK, translated from the coding sequence ATGCTTGATTTAAAGTTTATAAGATCAAATCCAGAAAAAGTCCAAGAAGGGCTCAATAGAAGAAATAAGGATATCTCAATTGCTCCTATTTTAGAACTCGACGAGAAAAGAAGAAAGCTTCTTGCAGAAGTTGAAAAAATGAAAGCTACTCAAAACCAAAAGTCAAAAGAGATTCCAAAGCTTAAAAAAGAAGGAAAAGATGTCACAGAGCTTATGAATGAACTAAAAGAGCTCTCTGATAAAATCAAGCAGATGGATGCTGAAGTAAAGGAAGTCGAGGATGAGATAGAAAAAATTTTGCTTACTATTCCCAATATTCCTCATGAGTCTGTGCCAGTTGGCAAGGATGATACAGAAAACGTTGAGGTACGCAGGTGGGGAGAGCCAAGGGTTCCTGATTTTGAGATAAAGCCGCACTGGGAGATAGGAGAAAAATTAGGGATTTTAGATTTTGAAAGAGCATCAAAAGTTTCAGGTAGCCGCTTTACATTTTATAGAGGACTTGGTGCAAGACTTGAAAGAGCCTTAATTAACTTTATGCTTGACCTTCACATAGAAAAACATGGCTATATTGAGCTTTTCCCACCATTTTTGGTTGCAAGAAAATCTATGATTGGCACAGGGCAGCTTCCAAAGTTTGAAGAAGACGCTTTTAAGACAACAGATGATTATTTTTTGATACCAACAGCAGAGGTGCCTGTTACAAACTACCACAGAGAAGAGATATTAAAAGAAGAAGACCTTCCAATAAAATATGTTGCCTACTCTGCATGTTTCAGAGCAGAGGCTGGGGCTGCTGGCAAAGACACAAGAGGGCTTATTCGCCAGCATCAATTTAACAAGGTTGAGCTTGTGAAGTTTGCTAAGCCAGAAGAGTCATATGATGAGCTTGAAAAGCTTACAGCTGATGCAGAGGATGTTTTAAAGGAATTAGGACTTCCTTACAGAGTTATTCTTCTTTGCTCAGGTGATTTAGGATTTTCTTCTGCAAAGACATACGACATTGAAGTTTGGATGCCAAGCTATGGGAGATATGTTGAGATTTCTTCTTGTTCAAATTTTGAAAGCTATCAGGCGCGAAGAGCAAACATTAGATTCAGAAGGAAAGACGGAAAACTTGACTATGTTCATACGCTAAATGGCTCAGGCCTTGCTGTTGGAAGAACCTTAGCAGCAATACTTGAAAACTTCCAGCAAAAGGACGGGAGTGTAGTTGTGCCTGAGGTTTTGAGAAAGTACATGGGGATAGACATTATAAAGTAA
- a CDS encoding YARHG domain-containing protein, with protein MFKRNTFVLLSIFIFLLSWPVKSIANNDFVFPQSHVKKLSEDVFFNPEVYNKLSIARNEIFARHGHIFENRELRSYFLSKKWYKPIKKVSFDELNSIEKYNVILISYFEKYYYKSKLFIEKNYKDKIPFFPANKEVHYDLNNDGISESIIYKPSNKGFTLQVNNQSITNELYTNLQKNFAIVDIYKSDNYKEIVIFDEGPSNDYTSIFYQFYNNKIIEIGSVGGIYNIGLHVYGNGIVEGLIRAKLLQTWYFNQRYILKNHKLEPIHQDIYKTNFYVFVKKDIKLHTTRSEKSRCFTLKQGQIINIVGCDNKKWCLIETSTGKKGWLLLKNFSFLVDNNMDARDALIGLCYAD; from the coding sequence ATGTTTAAAAGAAATACTTTTGTTTTATTATCAATTTTTATTTTTCTGCTAAGCTGGCCAGTTAAGTCAATTGCAAATAATGACTTTGTTTTTCCCCAAAGCCATGTCAAAAAATTATCCGAAGACGTCTTTTTTAATCCCGAGGTATATAACAAATTGTCTATTGCACGAAATGAAATCTTTGCAAGACATGGTCATATTTTTGAAAACAGAGAGTTAAGAAGCTATTTTCTATCCAAAAAGTGGTACAAACCTATCAAAAAAGTGTCTTTTGATGAACTCAATAGCATAGAAAAATACAACGTTATTCTAATTTCATACTTTGAAAAATACTATTATAAAAGCAAATTATTCATTGAGAAAAACTACAAAGATAAAATACCCTTCTTCCCAGCAAATAAAGAAGTACATTATGATCTTAACAATGACGGTATAAGTGAATCTATCATTTATAAACCTTCTAATAAAGGTTTTACTCTGCAAGTAAATAATCAATCGATAACAAACGAACTGTATACAAATCTACAGAAAAATTTTGCAATTGTTGATATTTATAAATCTGATAACTACAAAGAAATTGTTATTTTTGACGAAGGTCCAAGTAATGATTACACATCAATTTTTTATCAATTCTACAATAATAAAATCATTGAAATAGGAAGTGTAGGGGGAATTTATAATATTGGACTTCATGTTTATGGTAACGGTATTGTCGAAGGATTGATTCGTGCAAAACTTCTTCAAACATGGTATTTCAATCAAAGATATATTTTGAAAAATCATAAACTTGAACCAATTCATCAAGATATTTATAAAACGAACTTCTACGTTTTTGTAAAAAAAGATATAAAACTTCACACCACAAGAAGTGAAAAAAGTAGATGCTTCACTCTTAAGCAAGGACAAATCATAAATATAGTTGGCTGTGATAATAAAAAATGGTGCTTGATTGAAACATCTACTGGCAAAAAAGGATGGCTTCTTTTAAAAAATTTCTCTTTTCTTGTTGATAACAATATGGATGCGCGAGATGCATTAATAGGATTATGTTATGCTGACTAA
- a CDS encoding nucleotidyltransferase family protein, protein MERDIQVILKEHKNYLVEKFGVAEIALFGSYARREQRKDSDVDIIVDFKEGYKTFDNYMNLKFYLEELFGKKVDLVIKSAINPRLKPFIMEEAVYV, encoded by the coding sequence ATGGAAAGGGATATACAAGTAATTTTAAAAGAACATAAAAATTATCTGGTGGAAAAGTTTGGAGTAGCTGAAATTGCTCTTTTTGGTTCCTATGCAAGGAGAGAACAAAGAAAAGATAGTGATGTAGATATCATTGTTGATTTTAAAGAGGGTTACAAAACTTTCGACAATTATATGAATTTAAAATTCTACCTTGAAGAACTTTTTGGTAAAAAGGTTGATCTTGTGATTAAATCAGCTATAAATCCACGTCTAAAACCTTTCATAATGGAGGAAGCAGTATATGTCTAA
- a CDS encoding DUF86 domain-containing protein, translating into MSKKRILKVILEDIIEEIDRIKKFTQGIEKYDNFIENELVFYAVLKALENIGEAVKQIPDDKRKLYPIEWKKIAGLRDILIHEYFGIDAEIIWEVVKKKLPELEKAVKFLLENEN; encoded by the coding sequence ATGTCTAAAAAGCGTATACTAAAAGTAATTCTTGAAGACATCATTGAAGAGATTGACCGCATTAAGAAGTTTACACAAGGAATAGAAAAATATGACAATTTTATTGAAAATGAACTGGTTTTTTATGCAGTTTTAAAAGCACTTGAAAACATTGGTGAAGCCGTTAAGCAGATACCAGATGATAAAAGAAAACTTTATCCAATAGAATGGAAGAAAATCGCTGGGTTAAGAGATATTCTTATTCATGAGTATTTTGGAATAGATGCTGAAATAATCTGGGAGGTTGTAAAAAAGAAGCTGCCGGAACTTGAAAAAGCAGTAAAATTCCTTCTTGAAAATGAGAACTAA
- a CDS encoding 4Fe-4S binding protein, translating into MRKMKITEDVTWKEITPAGVIIDPGNAEDFKTGDWRTMRPVWHEDKCKQCLFCFYVCPDSSIKVENGKMVGVDYDHCKGCGVCTEVCPFKAFDFVEEKK; encoded by the coding sequence ATGAGAAAGATGAAAATAACAGAAGATGTTACATGGAAGGAAATAACTCCGGCAGGTGTAATTATCGACCCGGGTAATGCAGAGGACTTTAAAACAGGCGACTGGAGAACAATGAGACCAGTATGGCATGAAGATAAGTGCAAGCAGTGTCTGTTCTGTTTCTATGTATGTCCAGATTCATCAATAAAGGTTGAAAATGGAAAGATGGTAGGAGTTGACTATGACCACTGCAAAGGTTGCGGGGTTTGCACAGAAGTTTGTCCATTCAAGGCTTTTGATTTTGTAGAGGAGAAGAAATAA
- the pheA gene encoding prephenate dehydratase — protein sequence MKIAYLGPIGSYSYEATRRFFNEEREELVACETIDDVFESIEENRAEFGVVPVENSIEGSVSTTFDYLLKSQVYIIKEIVLKVEHYLCAKEQMQRILTIASHPQAFSQCHDYLRRNFKDAKLIQVSSTSYAARICAEGEVDAAICSPLAAQQNNLKILTGPINHDNNYTRFFVITKNPNFEKGEKNKTSIIFSTYDKPGSLYKILAIFNLYDLNLTKIESRPAKTNLGEYVFFVDIDGFVDEEDVSDALKVVQRKSTFFKLLGSYSVICPDK from the coding sequence GTGAAGATTGCATATTTAGGTCCTATTGGTTCATATTCATATGAAGCCACAAGAAGATTTTTTAATGAAGAGAGAGAAGAACTTGTTGCATGTGAAACTATAGATGATGTGTTTGAAAGTATCGAGGAAAATAGAGCGGAGTTTGGAGTTGTTCCTGTTGAAAACTCCATTGAAGGAAGTGTTTCAACCACCTTTGATTATCTGTTAAAATCCCAGGTTTATATAATAAAAGAGATAGTTTTGAAAGTAGAGCATTATCTTTGTGCTAAAGAACAGATGCAAAGAATTTTAACAATTGCCTCACATCCGCAAGCATTTTCTCAGTGCCATGACTATTTGAGAAGAAATTTCAAGGATGCAAAACTGATACAAGTTAGCAGTACATCATATGCTGCAAGGATTTGTGCAGAAGGAGAAGTAGATGCTGCAATTTGTTCACCTTTGGCAGCGCAGCAAAATAACCTCAAAATCTTGACTGGACCAATAAACCATGACAACAATTATACCAGATTTTTTGTTATAACCAAGAACCCTAACTTTGAAAAAGGAGAAAAAAACAAGACATCAATAATCTTTTCAACCTATGACAAGCCAGGAAGTCTTTATAAGATTTTGGCTATTTTTAATCTTTACGATTTGAATTTGACAAAGATAGAGTCACGACCGGCAAAGACAAATCTTGGTGAGTATGTGTTTTTTGTTGATATAGATGGCTTTGTGGATGAAGAAGATGTAAGTGATGCGCTGAAAGTTGTTCAACGAAAATCAACATTTTTTAAGCTATTAGGTTCATATTCTGTTATTTGTCCAGATAAATGA
- a CDS encoding M48 family metallopeptidase, producing MVDIKIEKIIRSKRKTIALQVTDNATLIIKAPFNVSEKTIWEVINKHKNWIYKKKKEIESRDPKALPKEFVSGEGFLYLGRYYKLHIVDNQQEPLKFENGFFLSKNALPQAKEVFIDWYKRAAYEKIVERVNWWAQKRGFKYSKVNITNAQRRWGSCSSKGNLNFSWRLIMAPLSVIDYVVVHELVHLEEKNHGKAFWTKVKLLIPDYKKYEDWLKKNGYLLNI from the coding sequence ATGGTTGACATAAAGATTGAAAAAATAATTCGCTCAAAAAGAAAGACCATAGCCTTGCAGGTTACAGACAATGCAACACTTATCATCAAGGCTCCATTTAATGTAAGCGAAAAGACTATCTGGGAGGTTATAAATAAACATAAAAACTGGATTTACAAAAAGAAAAAAGAAATAGAATCAAGAGACCCCAAAGCCTTGCCAAAGGAATTTGTAAGTGGAGAAGGATTTTTGTATCTTGGCAGGTATTATAAACTGCATATAGTAGATAACCAACAGGAGCCGCTTAAGTTTGAAAATGGATTTTTTCTTTCTAAAAATGCTTTGCCCCAAGCCAAAGAGGTTTTCATAGATTGGTATAAAAGGGCTGCTTACGAGAAAATTGTAGAGCGAGTAAACTGGTGGGCGCAAAAAAGAGGTTTTAAATATAGTAAGGTAAATATCACAAATGCCCAAAGAAGGTGGGGGTCTTGTTCTTCTAAAGGGAATTTGAACTTTTCATGGAGGCTCATTATGGCACCCCTTTCTGTTATAGATTATGTAGTTGTGCATGAGCTTGTGCATCTTGAAGAAAAGAATCATGGCAAGGCTTTTTGGACAAAGGTAAAACTTCTCATACCTGATTACAAAAAATATGAGGATTGGCTGAAGAAAAACGGGTATTTATTGAATATATAA
- a CDS encoding 2-oxoacid:acceptor oxidoreductase family protein: protein MGKMIEIRWHGRGGQGAKTASLLLAEAAFNTGKYVQGFPEYGPERMGAPITAYNRISDEKITIHSNIYEPDYVVVVDETLIGSVDVTKGLKKDGAIIVNTSKSPEEVKKMLGNFDGKVYTIDARKISMECLGKYFPNIPVLGAVIKVTGIIPEEEAIKDMEGSLHHKFATKPDVIEGNLKAFVRGMQEVQG from the coding sequence ATGGGCAAGATGATTGAAATAAGATGGCATGGCCGAGGTGGCCAGGGTGCAAAGACAGCTTCTCTTCTTTTAGCTGAAGCTGCTTTCAACACAGGTAAGTACGTTCAAGGTTTTCCTGAGTATGGTCCAGAACGAATGGGTGCTCCTATCACAGCTTACAACAGAATAAGCGATGAGAAAATTACAATTCACAGCAACATTTATGAACCTGACTATGTAGTTGTTGTTGATGAGACATTAATCGGAAGTGTTGATGTAACAAAAGGGCTTAAAAAAGATGGGGCGATAATTGTCAACACTTCAAAGTCTCCTGAAGAAGTAAAGAAGATGCTTGGGAACTTTGATGGAAAGGTTTACACAATTGATGCAAGAAAGATTTCAATGGAGTGTTTGGGCAAGTACTTCCCCAACATCCCTGTACTTGGTGCAGTTATAAAGGTAACAGGTATTATTCCCGAAGAAGAAGCAATAAAGGATATGGAAGGGTCGCTTCATCACAAGTTCGCAACAAAGCCAGATGTGATTGAGGGTAACCTCAAAGCGTTTGTTAGAGGAATGCAGGAGGTGCAAGGATAA
- the porA gene encoding pyruvate ferredoxin oxidoreductase, translated as MAIRDRLSGNEAVALAMKQINPDVVAAFPITPSTEVPQYFSQYVANGEVDTEFVAVESEHSAMSACIGASAAGARTMTATSSQGLALMWEMLYIAASMRLPIVMAVINRALSGPINIHNDHSDSMGARDSGWIQIYCENNQEAYDSLIQAIRIAEHKDVRLPVMVCYDGFITSHAVENIELLEDELVKKFVGEYNPEFYLLNEQNPISMGPLDLPPYYFEHKRQQAEAMRNAKKVVLEVAEEFASLTGRKYGLFESYKLDDAEVAIVVMNSTAGTAKAVVDEYRSKGYKVGLLKPRLFRPFPVDEIVGALKHLKAVAIMDKSDGFNAAGGPLFTEITSALYGRADGIKAINYIYGLGGRDVKTDDIAKVYDRLLDIVKTGNVGEVYNYIGVRE; from the coding sequence ATGGCTATTCGTGATAGACTTTCTGGTAACGAAGCGGTAGCTTTGGCAATGAAACAAATAAATCCTGACGTTGTTGCTGCTTTCCCAATTACACCTTCAACAGAAGTTCCACAATATTTTTCTCAATATGTTGCAAACGGTGAAGTAGACACTGAGTTTGTTGCTGTTGAGTCTGAGCACAGCGCAATGAGCGCATGTATTGGTGCATCAGCAGCAGGTGCAAGGACTATGACAGCAACATCATCACAAGGCTTGGCTCTCATGTGGGAGATGCTCTACATTGCAGCGTCAATGAGACTTCCAATTGTTATGGCAGTTATAAACAGAGCTCTTTCTGGACCTATCAACATTCACAACGACCATTCAGACTCAATGGGTGCGAGAGACAGCGGCTGGATACAGATTTACTGCGAAAACAACCAGGAAGCTTACGACTCTTTGATTCAGGCAATAAGAATTGCTGAGCACAAGGATGTAAGACTTCCTGTGATGGTTTGTTATGATGGATTTATTACAAGCCATGCTGTTGAAAATATAGAGCTTTTGGAAGATGAACTTGTAAAGAAGTTTGTAGGTGAATACAATCCAGAGTTTTATCTTTTGAACGAGCAAAACCCTATTTCAATGGGTCCGTTAGATTTGCCACCATACTACTTTGAGCACAAAAGACAGCAGGCTGAAGCTATGAGAAATGCTAAAAAAGTAGTACTTGAAGTTGCAGAAGAGTTTGCTTCCTTGACAGGCAGAAAGTATGGTCTATTTGAAAGCTATAAACTTGACGATGCAGAGGTTGCAATAGTTGTGATGAATTCAACAGCAGGAACTGCAAAGGCTGTTGTTGACGAGTACAGAAGCAAAGGGTACAAAGTAGGTCTTTTGAAGCCAAGACTTTTCAGACCATTCCCTGTTGATGAGATTGTAGGGGCACTCAAGCACTTAAAAGCAGTTGCTATAATGGACAAGTCAGATGGATTTAACGCAGCTGGCGGTCCACTTTTCACTGAGATTACAAGTGCTCTTTATGGAAGAGCAGATGGCATAAAGGCTATCAACTACATCTATGGTCTTGGTGGAAGAGATGTTAAGACAGATGACATCGCAAAGGTTTATGACAGACTTCTTGACATTGTCAAGACAGGCAATGTTGGAGAAGTTTACAACTACATTGGCGTGAGAGAATAA